The stretch of DNA gccaacataccatttgcctttttttctgcctgttggatctgcatgcttaccttcagcgactggtgtacgagaacacccaggtctcgctgcatattgccctctcagtttatagctgttcagataataatctgccttcctgcttttgctatcaaagtggataacctcacatttatccacattatactgcatctgccatgcatttgcccactcactcaacttgcccaaatcaccctgaagcctctctgcatcctcctcacaactcaccctcccacccagttttgtgtcatctgcaaatttggagatattacatttagttccctcatctaaatcattaatatatattgtgaattgctggggtcctagcaccgatccctgcgctaccccactagtcactgcctgccattcggaaaaagacgcatttatccctactctttgtttcctgtctgccaaccaattttctatccattgcaatacactaaacCCAATCccttgcactttaattttacatgctaatctcttatgtgggacttagtcaaaagccttctgaaagtccaaataaaccacatccactagctccccctcatcaactctataaagttacatcctcgaagaattctaatagatttgtcaagcatgatttccctttcgtaactccatgctgactctgtccgattctaccactgttctccaagtgctctgctataaaatctttgataatggactctcgaattttccccactgccgacgtcaggctgactggtctataattccctgctttctctctacctccctttttaaatagtggggttacattagctatcctccaatctgtaggaactgttccagagtctatagaatcttggaagacgaccgccaatacatccactatttctacggccacttccttatgtactctgggatgcagaccatcagtccctggagatttattggccttcaatcccatcaatttccccaacaccattcctctactcatactgatttccttcatttcctctctctcactaaacactGTGTTCCCCAacttttctggtatgatatttgtgtcctcctttgtgaagacagaaccaaagtatgcatttagttggtcagccatttcttagctctccataataaattcccctgtttctgactgtaagggaggtcatttgtcttcactaatctttttctcttcacatacctatagaaacatgaagagagactgaaaaggcgagggttgttttccttagagcagagaaggctgaggggggatatgattgaggtatacaaaattatgaggggcattgataagatagataggaagaaacttttttcccttagaggagcggtcaataaccaggaggcatagatttaagataaggggcaggaggtttcgaggggatttgaggaaaaaaaatttcactcagagagtggttggaatcgggaacacactgcctgaagaggtggtagaggcaggaaccctcacaacatttaagaagtatttagctgagcacttgaaatgccatagtttacaatgctacgggccaagtgtttgaaaatgggattagaatagtaaggtgcttgatagccggcatagacacgatgggccgaagggcctgtttctgcgctgtataactctatgactctattgtgggggggtggggggtaactctttaaaaatgtaaattaactggcagggctggctgccctttagaaatggcgccggcacctgtgcacaggcagctgacgctattgctgGCATCAGAGAGCCCATCCCCCCACGTGATTGGGGGTGTGGGGCCGACCTGGGTATTTAAACAAGCCGCCGCACGGTAGATCACAGCAGTACAgcagcttaaaatccagccctgtgggtGAGCTCCAGTTGATTCATTAGTGAATGGGAAATTGCTATATACAAGGCATAATTATTATTGCAGTGACATTGAAAAGAATAGTAACAAGTAGGCGAAGATGTTGTTCTGCTCCAGAGTTTTCCAATAGGCTGTCGAGATCTTGTCAGGGCAAATGAACCAGAGGAGTGAAACCTGTTCCCTGCAGATGGTGGCCACACAGGGGGAATGACTAATTCAGGTTCTGTGGCAAGAGATAGCCTGTAACATAAAATGCAAATTACATCCCTCAGCAACCATGACTACTGTGCTGCAAGAGGTTTAAAGTTTCATTAGCTTTGCCAAGCTCGGCAACCCAATAATGACTTCTTCATTGTGTTGTTTATGAAGCATCTGCAGCATGCACAGTAACtgcacagccacactcttacagtTGTCTGCATGAACATCCATTGTGCTGcaaaatgctctctgaaatagtGTCCTTCATCACTAAACATCATCTTCCACACGTTCTTAAATACTATTCCCTTGGCAAATTCTGTCTATGCCTAATGCATGTTGATATATATTATAATGGTACAAGCTGCCTGCTGGTTTCACCATCCATTCTCATGTCAATTTCTGCTGTGCATTACTTCCACTAAAAGATTGAGTATAACAGGGAAGAGAAGCTGTACAGGAGGAGGCcctctactgggagtgtatttttcTCTGCCAAAAAAAATTCATTCAGAGTATTAGTATTCAATAATCTTGaatacaattgaatggcttgcaaagccatgtcagagggcagttaggagttaaccacattgctgtggttctaacTCACATATAGACAAGAGCAGATAAGGACAATAGCTACGCTTCCCTAAAGGTCATCATTGAAGTAGATAGGCTTGTACCACAATTCAGTAGTGTCGTAGTCACCattgctgatactagctttttattctagatttagttAATTAACCAGCAGCCATgctaggatttgaactcatatctctggatcattagtccagtaatTAACAACAATGTTACCGTACCTCTAATAAATGTCATTTGAAGAGCTCTTAAATAAAGTGTTCCCCTAACCTCAGGAGTTTTCATACATCCCTCACTATTTAGTAGTTTCAGGTTCTGCTTCAAGATACGGTGATGTGGTCATTCTGTTTCTGACATTCACGTAATACAGGATGTGGCTCATACTATAAACAGGTGTCACATGAAAAAGCTCAACAATGTGCATTGCTATTTCATCAATAATGCAGGTCGAGTTTCAGATTTAATTTAACGACATTTATCCTTCTCAAATTGTGAAAGCAATTGAAAATTACAACAGATTCAAGTGAAAAGTAAGAACTTATTACCTAAGTCAGATACAGCATACAACCAACCTTCCTGCTTCGACTTTCAGTAAATATGTGCAATTTGAACAACACAACGGACTTTGAATTCATGAAGACACTTCAGTATGGAGTGCACATACCAACATTCATCCTGGGACTGATCATTAATTCAGTTGCACTCTGGATACTCTGCTTTAGATTAAAGAATTGGATGGAATCTACAATCTACATGACAAACCTAATTTTTTCTGACATATTCCTGCTTTTCTCCTTGCCTTTCAAGATCTATGCCTACCAGGTGGGTGGAAAGTGGCATCTGGGACCAAGGTTCTGTGAGTTTGTGGAATCCCTGTACTTTGTGAACACGTATGGGACTATCTTGCTAATAATGCTGATATCGCTGGATCGATATGTCGCTATCAAACATCCTTTTCTGGCACAAACTCTCAGATCTCCAAAGAAAGCCATCATTGCCTGCACTGTGATCTGGGTTTGTGTCTGGTCTGCAAGCATTCCAAATTACATCCAATCTGACAGTGGTCCGGAAAACCAAACGTGCTTCGCAAATTTTTCTGAATTTTGGAAAAGGGGCATAATTCCCCTGAGCATGGAAACCATATTTTTAATTGCTGCAGTTACAGTGATTTTCTGTAGTATTCAGATaatcagaacattgcaaagagtggATGAAGAAAGAGAAGATACAAACATGAGGACGTCTATGAATGTGATCTCTTCAAATCTGGTAACCTTCCTCCTCTGCTTTACACCATATCATGTCGCCATGCTGCTGTACTTTTTAGCAAAAAACTGCTATATAGCAAGTGATTACTTGACACCTCTGCGAGCCTTTCTCCAGATTTCTCAGTGCTTGGCAACCATAAACTGTTGCCTGGATGCAATGTATTACTATTTGATCATTAAGGATTTCTGGAAATCAAAGACCAAGAGCACAGAGGAAACTATTTCAACCCATACTAGTTGACTTCCAGAATTCAGTTTGCCATATTCGCCTTGGCTACACGAACTTAAAATCATCAAttgcctctctggttacagtcattAAATGAACAATAATGGATAATGAAAGATGATCAAATTATTGGATGTATTCTTAACATGTATTTATGCCTTAGTGCAGATATTGCTGGTTGTACTGGAAAAAATGATGAGCTAAAAAAGCAGGGATTTGTTTACTATGGACCTTGGACAAATAGCATGGTACCAGTAAGCCTTGAGCCCAGATTATCAGTAATGTATGCTTCCCCCCAGTGATTCACCTACATTGGAAGTGTGATTTATCAAATTAATTGAAAGTTATCAGTTTAAGTGTCCTGGACCTATTTGTTTATCTGAATTGCATTTTTTATGTGGTTCATGTAAATCAATGTGCTTGGTATTGTTGATCAAGTCAGCTGAGGTGGTACTTAATGTTAAGTGTAAGATATGTAACATCTATAGAGGTCTTAGAAAGTTCCTGGAAAGGTTAAGTTCAACATGAAAGCAGCTAATGAAAGGTTAATACAGTTAATTCAGTGGCATAAGTTTTGAAGTATGgagagattttttaaaattcatttcacggGACGTAGGCatcactgggaaggccagcatttgttgcccttccctaattgcccttgagaaagtgatggtgagctcccttcttgaactgctgcagtccatctggtgtgggtactcccacagtgctgttagggagggagttccaggattttgatccagcgacagtgaaggaatagtgatatatttccaagttaggctgGTGTAtgtcttggtggggaacttgcagatggtgatgttcctacacatctgctgtccttgtccttccaggtggaagaggttgtgagtttggtaggtgctgtcgaagaaggtgttgcaatgcatcttgtagatggtactcattgctgccactgtgcattggtggtgaacagaatgaatgtttaaggtggtggatggggtgttgatcaagcaggctgctttagcctggatggtgttgagcttcctgagtgttcttgaagctgcacccatccagacaattggagagtatgccatcacactgctaacttgtgccttttagatagtGGACAAATGGTAAAGAGAAAACGATCAAAATATCACGATGCTACAAATAACAATTTATCACAAAGCAGCCTCAAAAGTGAAACCAGAGCATTGCGGTGGAAGATTGAGCACTATGATACAGTCAGGCTACTGCCTAAAGAAAAAGATTGCATATTTTTATGTTAATATCACCCACAGAGATTTACGACATCTACTGGTGCCTCAAGGCAATATAGATTGTGAACTTAACTCTGACATCAAACTCCATTGTTactccaccaccaaacacatcttcctcttccctaccctttcagcattccgaagggactgttccttcCCTGGGTACCTGGTCCAGACCTCAAACACCCTCCACAGCCCATCCCCTTCACAGTGCATGTACCATTCCAAGTGTAGAAGATTcaacacctgcccttttccctccatcCTTCCAGGTAAAACATCAGTTTACTCTTTCACTTTAGTATACTACATTTGCTGCTCACGCTGCAGTCTATGATGGGGGGACCAAATGTAGAACGGGCGACCGCTTTGTGGAAAACCTCCACTCATTCTGCAAGTGTGACTAAATCTGCTGGTTGCCTGTTATTTTAATATacggtctacaaaaagcaggacaaatccaatctggccaattactgccccatcagtctactctcaatcatcagtaaagtgatggaaggtgttatcgacagtgctatcaagcagcacttactcagcaataaccagaTCACTGACATTCAATTTGGGTCCCATCAGGGCCACTtatcttctgacctcattacagtcttggtccaaacatgaacaaaaagctgaactccagaaatgaggtaagagtgattgcccttgacatcaaggcagcatttgactgagtgtggcaacaaagagcccaagtaaaattgatgtcaataggaatcagggggaaaacccgctactggttggagtcatacctagcacaaaggcagatgattgtggttgttgcaggccaatcatctcagccccaggatattgctgcaggagttcctcagggtagagtcctaggcccaaccatcttcagttgcttcatcaatgaccttccctccaaaataaggtcagaagtgaggatgttcactgatgattacacagtctTCAATACCATTTGTaattcctcagttactgaagcagtccatgttcatgcaggaaggcctggacaacatttcggttagggctgataagtggcaagtaatattcgcaccacaccacgcaatgacgatctcaaataagagagaatctaaccatctccccttacattcaacagcagtaccattgctgaatcccccactatcaacatgggtTATcactggccagaaacttaactgaatcagccaaataaatactttggctacaagagcaggtcagaggctaggaattccgtagcaagtaactcacctcctgactcctcaaaccatgtccaccatccacaaggcacaagtcaggagtgtgatggaatactttccatttgcctggatgagtgcagctccaacaacactcaagaagctcaa from Heterodontus francisci isolate sHetFra1 chromosome 11, sHetFra1.hap1, whole genome shotgun sequence encodes:
- the LOC137374859 gene encoding G-protein coupled receptor 55-like, which translates into the protein MCNLNNTTDFEFMKTLQYGVHIPTFILGLIINSVALWILCFRLKNWMESTIYMTNLIFSDIFLLFSLPFKIYAYQVGGKWHLGPRFCEFVESLYFVNTYGTILLIMLISLDRYVAIKHPFLAQTLRSPKKAIIACTVIWVCVWSASIPNYIQSDSGPENQTCFANFSEFWKRGIIPLSMETIFLIAAVTVIFCSIQIIRTLQRVDEEREDTNMRTSMNVISSNLVTFLLCFTPYHVAMLLYFLAKNCYIASDYLTPLRAFLQISQCLATINCCLDAMYYYLIIKDFWKSKTKSTEETISTHTS